In Primulina huaijiensis isolate GDHJ02 chromosome 6, ASM1229523v2, whole genome shotgun sequence, a single window of DNA contains:
- the LOC140978196 gene encoding large ribosomal subunit protein bL34c, translated as MACCVSVGTVTCYRGSNVNGPTASLSLLTGSRTKSSFSINVKPGAAASSGGMLLHCSFTPSSVLSSSSRSFFSGLSLGLDLNSSIGMRANKRRGLVVRAKKYLLCQTKRNRSRKSLARTHGFRKRMSTTDGRAVIKRRRAKGRWVLCTKTNPNSGKRA; from the exons ATGGCTTGCTGCGTATCAGTGGGAACAGTTACTTGTTACAGAGGCAGCAATGTTAATGGCCCCACGGCTTCACTTTCGCTTCTCACGGGTTCTAGAACAAAATCCTCTTTTTCAATCAACGTGAAACCCGGGGCCGCAGCTTCTTCAGGGGGGATGCTCCTCCACTGCTCCTTCACCCCTTCTTCTGTTCTTTCTTCCTCTTCGCGCTCTTTCTTTTCGG GATTATCATTGGGTTTGGACCTGAATTCCAGCATTGGCATGAGGGCTAATAAGAGGCGTGGCTTGGTGGTCAGAGCAAAAAAATACCTTCTTTGTCAAACCAAGAGGAACAGGTCCAGGAAATCACTGGCTCGGACTCATGGTTTCCGCAAACGTATGAGCACTACTGATGGAAGAGCAGTTATCAAGCGGCGGCGTGCCAAGGGACGATGGGTCCTGTGCACGAAAACAAATCCTAACAGTGGAAAACGTGCTTGA
- the LOC140978199 gene encoding heavy metal-associated isoprenylated plant protein 29-like — MSIVEMRVHMDCPGCETRIKKALSKIKGVDNIYVDMEMQKVTVMGWADQKKVLKTVRNTGRVAEIWPYPYNPEYHGYAHKYYFSNNSHDSQAPTKKFYSGYRGGGLQHSIESKPSSIYNYHVHGYNGHEHGYFQQPLSSAFVDEGTRYMFSDENVHGCSIM, encoded by the exons ATGTCG ATTGTGGAGATGAGAGTGCACATGGATTGTCCAGGATGTGAGACAAGAATAAAAAAAGCTCTATCCAAAATAAAAG GAGTGGACAACATTTACGTAGACATGGAGATGCAAAAGGTGACAGTGATGGGGTGGGCCGACCAGAAAAAAGTCCTGAAAACTGTGAGGAATACAGGTCGGGTCGCAGAGATCTGGCCATATCCCTATAATCCCGAATACCATGGCTATGCCCACAAGTATTATTTCAGTAACAATAGTCATGACAGCCAGGCTCCGACCAAGAAATTCTACTCCGGATACAGAGGTGGAGGCCTTCAACATTCTATTGAATCTAAGCCATCCTCAATATACAACTATCATGTGCACGGTTACAATGGGCACGAGCATGGTTACTTCCAGCAGCCGCTTTCCTCTGCTTTTGTGGATGAGGGAACTAGATACATGTTCAGTGACGAGAATGTTCATGGCTGCTCTATTATGTGA
- the LOC140978352 gene encoding uncharacterized protein has product MAEKEGAIIKIGHEEGLKMAASLLDEFELPSGLLPLADVLEVGFVRATGYMWIQQKKKVEHNFKMIKKLVSYDADITGYVSNKTIKKLKGVKAKELMLWPPVSEITIADPSTGKIHFKSLAGITKTFPTEAFAAEIK; this is encoded by the coding sequence ATGGCAGAAAAGGAAGGAGCCATCATCAAAATAGGCCATGAAGAAGGGCTGAAAATGGCTGCATCCCTACTCGACGAATTCGAGCTCCCGTCCGGGCTTCTTCCCTTGGCCGATGTTCTTGAAGTAGGGTTTGTGAGGGCCACGGGGTACATGTGGATCCAGCAGAAGAAGAAAGTTGAGCACAATTTCAAGATGATCAAAAAACTCGTGAGCTACGACGCAGACATCACAGGATACGTGTCGAATAAGACAATCAAGAAGCTCAAAGGAGTGAAGGCTAAGGAGCTGATGCTGTGGCCACCAGTCAGTGAGATCACCATCGCTGATCCTTCAACCGGGAAGATTCACTTCAAGAGTCTTGCTGGTATCACCAAGACTTTCCCGACCGAGGCGTTTGCTGCCGAGATCAAGTGA
- the LOC140978193 gene encoding protein IQ-DOMAIN 9-like, translating to MGSGVWFKNIITRKKAKGNRSQKSQKYSASDKSNGHNEEVLGKDCPVLANGTSEGDHIRIRVENRAATRIQTMYRAYRARKKYRQMKGMTRFKDLVQCDSVKKQASTTLRHLHSWSRIQTQVRARRVHMVTQGRLRQKNLENKMKLEAKLHDLEVDWSGGSETMDEALARIHQREEAAVRRERAMAYAFSHQWRANSDPNFGSGNYELGKENWGWSWMDRWIAARPWESRVPTSASPKKAPSLQASKTPKNKTPPTIKASVKVKLASPNGKAARRSRKLSYEASEKTSVPKVNAKAEDGETKNEQDES from the exons ATGGGTTCGGGAGTTTGGTTTAAGAATATAATCACTAGAAAGAAAGCCAAGGGTAACAGATCACAAAAATCGCAG AAGTATTCAGCATCTGACAAGTCAAATGGCCACAATGAGGAAGTCTTGGGGAAAGATTGTCCTGTATTGGCCAATGGGACTTCTGAGGGAGACCATATACGGATCCGAGTTGAGAATAGGGCTGCAACTCGAATTCAGACTATGTATCGAGCATATAGG GCTCGGAAGAAATATCGCCAAATGAAAGGAATGACAAGGTTCAAGGATCTGGTGCAATGTGATTCTGTCAAGAAGCAAGCATCAACCACGCTACGTCATCTCCACTCATGGAGCAGAATTCAAACCCAGGTTAGAGCTCGGCGAGTTCATATGGTTACTCAAGGTCGACTCAGGCAGAAGAACCTCGAGAATAAGATGAAGCTCGAAGCAAAGCTTCATGACCTCGAG GTGGACTGGAGTGGAGGTTCTGAGACAATGGATGAAGCTCTTGCAAGAATACATCAAAGAGAAGAAGCAGCAGTGAGGCGGGAGCGAGCTATGGCATATGCCTTTTCTCATCAG TGGAGGGCCAACTCCGATCCGAATTTTGGATCAGGAAACTATGAACTTGGCAAAGAAAATTGGGGCTGGAGCTGGATGGACCGGTGGATTGCTGCTCGACCTTGGGAGAGCCGAGTTCCAACATCAGCAAGTCCAAAGAAAGCACCAAGTCTCCAGGCAAGCAAGACTCCTAAAAACAAAACTCCTCCCACGATCAAAGCATCAGTTAAAGTCAAGTTAGCTTCTCCTAATGGAAAGGCTGCTAGAAGATCTCGAAAACTGTCTTATGAAGCATCTGAGAAAACATCTGTTCCGAAAGTGAACGCCAAAGCCGAAGATGGTGAAACCAAGAATGAACAGGATGAATCCTAA
- the LOC140978195 gene encoding protein INCREASED PETAL GROWTH ANISOTROPY 1-like isoform X2 encodes MVAGKVKVAMGLQKSPANAKIKPDVSPKTPSISTPSSAKQQQAQKGSNAANSRSFGVYFPRASAQVQPRPPDVAELLRLVEELRERESRLKTEILENKLLKESVAIVPVLESEILSKNSELERSGKKIECLETENERLREENEYLHMQLSKQNQKYEEKIKSMQADLSDIKKAVAEREREQEEVSSSSSTTRFCDAANNHKSSATTKFLRKCMTQNSINLGGFETGNINFKPEIEEKKEVNVGVIEMSERPRHSRSNSDEIPDVSDGLIGLRPRVPRVPKPPPRPSTSILSSCSSSSSLISSSMSLPSYGSLSDSVDRALAEISNIPPPPPPPPPPVKVSSLKCPPPPPPPPPRSKAAPPPPPPPQKGATRPVQAKVRRVPEVVEFYHSLMGRDSYSRRDSGGGGGSSVDTQAAGAAARDMIGEIANRSSHLLAIKTDVETQGDFIRFLIKEVEDAAFTDIEDIVPFVKWLDDELSFLVDERAVLKHFEWPEQKADVLREAAFGYCDLEKLESEASTFRDDPRQPCSHALKKMQSLFEKLEHGVYNLSRMRESAAKRYKAFQIPMNWMLDTGYVSQVIKYETS; translated from the exons ATGGTGGCTGGGAAAGTAAAAGTTGCGATGGGTTTGCAGAAATCGCCGGCGAATGCGAAGATAAAGCCTGATGTCTCCCCTAAGACTCCATCGATATCCACACCAAGCTCGGCTAAGCAGCAGCAAGCCCAGAAGGGATCTAACGCCGCCAATTCACGTTCTTTTGGCGTTTACTTCCCACGCGCCTCCGCCCAGGTACAGCCTCGGCCCCCCGACGTCGCCGAGCTCCTCCGCCTTGTGGAAGAGTTACGAGAACGAGAGTCCCGATTGAAAACAGAAATTTTGGAGAACAAACTGCTGAAAGAGTCCGTCGCCATTGTTCCTGTGCTTGAGAGCGAGATTTTGAGCAAGAATTCAGAACTTGAAAGATCAGGAAAGAAAATCGAATGCTTGGAAACGGAAAATGAAAGACTCAGGGAAGAGAATGAGTATTTGCACATGCAACTCTCCAAACAAAACCAGAAGTATGAGGAGAAAATCAAATCCATGCAGGCTGATTTATCCGATATCAAGAAAGCCGTTGCAGAAAGAGAGCGGGAGCAAGAAGAGGTGTCATCTTCATCATCCACTACGAGGTTTTGCGATGCGGCGAATAATCATAAATCTAGTGCCACAACAAAGTTTTTGAGAAAATGCATGACTCAAAATAGCATTAACTTGGGTGGTTTCGAAACTGGTAATATTAATTTCAAGCCAGAAATTGAGGAAAAGAAAGAAGTAAATGTTGGTGTAATTGAGATGTCTGAAAGGCCGAGGCATTCTCGGAGTAATTCTGACGAAATTCCAGACGTTTCTGATGGGTTAATAGGGCTGAGACCCCGCGTTCCTCGTGTTCCTAAGCCACCGCCGAGGCCATCCACCTCAATTTTGTCATCATGTTCTTCGTCTTCCTCTTTAATATCTTCTTCTATGTCTTTGCCTTCGTACGGCTCTTTATCGGATTCAGTTGACCGCGCGTTGGCGGAGATTTCCAACATTCCTCCTCCGCCACCTCCACCACCGCCTCCGGTGAAAGTTTCCTCCCTGAAATGTCCTCCACCGCCTCCTCCTCCACCGCCACGTTCGAAAGCTgcaccaccacctcctccgCCTCCTCAGAAAGGGGCAACAAGGCCTGTCCAGGCTAAGGTTCGAAGGGTCCCGGAGGTTGTCGAGTTCTACCATTCCCTTATGGGGAGGGACTCGTATTCGAGGCGGGATTCCGGTGGGGGAGGTGGCAGCTCCGTCGATACCCAGGCGGCCGGAGCTGCGGCCAGGGATATGATAGGGGAGATTGCGAACCGTTCTTCCCATTTACTGGCA ATTAAGACAGATGTGGAAACTCAAGGGGATTTCATCAGGTTTTTGATTAAAGAAGTTGAAGATGCTGCCTTCACAGATATAGAAGATATAGTGCCTTTTGTTAAATGGCTTGATGACGAGCTCTCTTTCTTG GTTGATGAAAGGGCAGTTTTGAAGCACTTTGAATGGCCTGAGCAGAAGGCAGATGTTTTAAGAGAAGCAGCATTCGGGTACTGTGATTTGGAAAAGCTCGAATCTGAAGCCTCCACATTTCGAGATGACCCCAGACAACCTTGTTCTCATGCTCTCAAGAAAATGCAGTCTTTGTTTGAGAA ATTGGAGCATGGAGTATATAACTTGTCAAGAATGAGAGAATCAGCTGCAAAACGATACAAAGCATTTCAAATTCCTATGAACTGGATGCTAGATACCGGTTACGTCAGCCAGGTTATAAAATACGAAACTAGCT GA
- the LOC140978195 gene encoding protein INCREASED PETAL GROWTH ANISOTROPY 1-like isoform X1 — translation MVAGKVKVAMGLQKSPANAKIKPDVSPKTPSISTPSSAKQQQAQKGSNAANSRSFGVYFPRASAQVQPRPPDVAELLRLVEELRERESRLKTEILENKLLKESVAIVPVLESEILSKNSELERSGKKIECLETENERLREENEYLHMQLSKQNQKYEEKIKSMQADLSDIKKAVAEREREQEEVSSSSSTTRFCDAANNHKSSATTKFLRKCMTQNSINLGGFETGNINFKPEIEEKKEVNVGVIEMSERPRHSRSNSDEIPDVSDGLIGLRPRVPRVPKPPPRPSTSILSSCSSSSSLISSSMSLPSYGSLSDSVDRALAEISNIPPPPPPPPPPVKVSSLKCPPPPPPPPPRSKAAPPPPPPPQKGATRPVQAKVRRVPEVVEFYHSLMGRDSYSRRDSGGGGGSSVDTQAAGAAARDMIGEIANRSSHLLAIKTDVETQGDFIRFLIKEVEDAAFTDIEDIVPFVKWLDDELSFLVDERAVLKHFEWPEQKADVLREAAFGYCDLEKLESEASTFRDDPRQPCSHALKKMQSLFEKLEHGVYNLSRMRESAAKRYKAFQIPMNWMLDTGYVSQIKLASVKLAMKYMKRISAELEMIWGCPEEEELILQGVKFAFRVHQFAGGFDVETMKAFQELRDKARSCNVQYHNQHQQKLVYRSSVSY, via the exons ATGGTGGCTGGGAAAGTAAAAGTTGCGATGGGTTTGCAGAAATCGCCGGCGAATGCGAAGATAAAGCCTGATGTCTCCCCTAAGACTCCATCGATATCCACACCAAGCTCGGCTAAGCAGCAGCAAGCCCAGAAGGGATCTAACGCCGCCAATTCACGTTCTTTTGGCGTTTACTTCCCACGCGCCTCCGCCCAGGTACAGCCTCGGCCCCCCGACGTCGCCGAGCTCCTCCGCCTTGTGGAAGAGTTACGAGAACGAGAGTCCCGATTGAAAACAGAAATTTTGGAGAACAAACTGCTGAAAGAGTCCGTCGCCATTGTTCCTGTGCTTGAGAGCGAGATTTTGAGCAAGAATTCAGAACTTGAAAGATCAGGAAAGAAAATCGAATGCTTGGAAACGGAAAATGAAAGACTCAGGGAAGAGAATGAGTATTTGCACATGCAACTCTCCAAACAAAACCAGAAGTATGAGGAGAAAATCAAATCCATGCAGGCTGATTTATCCGATATCAAGAAAGCCGTTGCAGAAAGAGAGCGGGAGCAAGAAGAGGTGTCATCTTCATCATCCACTACGAGGTTTTGCGATGCGGCGAATAATCATAAATCTAGTGCCACAACAAAGTTTTTGAGAAAATGCATGACTCAAAATAGCATTAACTTGGGTGGTTTCGAAACTGGTAATATTAATTTCAAGCCAGAAATTGAGGAAAAGAAAGAAGTAAATGTTGGTGTAATTGAGATGTCTGAAAGGCCGAGGCATTCTCGGAGTAATTCTGACGAAATTCCAGACGTTTCTGATGGGTTAATAGGGCTGAGACCCCGCGTTCCTCGTGTTCCTAAGCCACCGCCGAGGCCATCCACCTCAATTTTGTCATCATGTTCTTCGTCTTCCTCTTTAATATCTTCTTCTATGTCTTTGCCTTCGTACGGCTCTTTATCGGATTCAGTTGACCGCGCGTTGGCGGAGATTTCCAACATTCCTCCTCCGCCACCTCCACCACCGCCTCCGGTGAAAGTTTCCTCCCTGAAATGTCCTCCACCGCCTCCTCCTCCACCGCCACGTTCGAAAGCTgcaccaccacctcctccgCCTCCTCAGAAAGGGGCAACAAGGCCTGTCCAGGCTAAGGTTCGAAGGGTCCCGGAGGTTGTCGAGTTCTACCATTCCCTTATGGGGAGGGACTCGTATTCGAGGCGGGATTCCGGTGGGGGAGGTGGCAGCTCCGTCGATACCCAGGCGGCCGGAGCTGCGGCCAGGGATATGATAGGGGAGATTGCGAACCGTTCTTCCCATTTACTGGCA ATTAAGACAGATGTGGAAACTCAAGGGGATTTCATCAGGTTTTTGATTAAAGAAGTTGAAGATGCTGCCTTCACAGATATAGAAGATATAGTGCCTTTTGTTAAATGGCTTGATGACGAGCTCTCTTTCTTG GTTGATGAAAGGGCAGTTTTGAAGCACTTTGAATGGCCTGAGCAGAAGGCAGATGTTTTAAGAGAAGCAGCATTCGGGTACTGTGATTTGGAAAAGCTCGAATCTGAAGCCTCCACATTTCGAGATGACCCCAGACAACCTTGTTCTCATGCTCTCAAGAAAATGCAGTCTTTGTTTGAGAA ATTGGAGCATGGAGTATATAACTTGTCAAGAATGAGAGAATCAGCTGCAAAACGATACAAAGCATTTCAAATTCCTATGAACTGGATGCTAGATACCGGTTACGTCAGCCAG ATCAAGCTGGCATCAGTGAAACTAGCCATGAAGTACATGAAACGGATATCCGCTGAGCTCGAAATGATTTGGGGATGTCCAGAAGAAGAAGAGCTTATTCTTCAAGGTGTAAAGTTTGCGTTCCGGGTTCATCAG TTTGCTGGTGGTTTTGATGTGGAGACAATGAAAGCATTTCAAGAACTGAGGGATAAAGCTCGATCCTGCAATGTGCAATACCATAATCAGCATCAACAGAAACTTGTTTACAGGTCCTCTGTTTCTTACTGA
- the LOC140978197 gene encoding UBP1-associated protein 2C-like, with protein MDLTKKRKADENGGAYFVPTELNGDTFSAQLSPSMSPEDAEKIIEPLTKEQILPILRAAIVRHPDVLEAVRAVADADPVQRKLFVRGLGWETTTDKLREVFSAYGEIDEGNSIVITDKNTGKSKGYGFVTFKHIDAAILALKEPNKKIDGRITVTQLASTGSSGNSHSVDVSMRKIYVGNIPFEITSERLLAHFSMYGEIEEGPLGFDKQNGKPKGFAFFVYKTEEGARASLVDPMKTFDGHQLICKLATDNRKQRPNMGGMVTGMPNAGPMGFPGEGMPASNYGTGGYVGYGQGPSIPQQPQQTSVMHQNTGFNTAMVGQGYGGGYGGGASQYSGGVNAAAPGELGGGLSNNGGYRMPPSTLGMQSSGSYPDSGNYGFQPAHPSNQNQPGTGPRFPSYHGAPPYY; from the coding sequence ATGGATCTCACCAAGAAACGTAAGGCTGACGAGAATGGCGGAGCGTATTTCGTGCCCACCGAGCTTAACGGCGACACTTTTTCTGCGCAACTGTCGCCCAGCATGTCCCCGGAGGACGCTGAGAAAATAATCGAACCCTTAACGAAGGAGCAGATCCTCCCAATCCTTCGCGCCGCAATAGTCCGTCACCCTGACGTCTTGGAGGCCGTGCGTGCAGTGGCTGATGCGGACCCCGTACAGCGTAAGCTCTTTGTTCGCGGACTCGGTTGGGAGACCACCACCGACAAGCTTCGCGAGGTTTTCTCTGCCTACGGAGAAATTGATGAGGGTAATAGTATTGTTATCACTGATAAGAACACTGGAAAGTCCAAGGGTTATGGGTTTGTGACATTTAAGCACATCGATGCTGCTATATTAGCCCTGAAGGAGCCGAACAAGAAGATTGATGGCCGCATCACGGTGACGCAGCTTGCGTCTACGGGCAGTTCAGGTAACTCTCACTCGGTTGATGTGTCAATGAGGAAGATTTATGTTGGTAATATTCCGTTTGAGATTACTTCCGAGAGATTGTTAGCTCACTTTTCGATGTATGGTGAGATTGAGGAAGGGCCATTAGGGTTTGACAAGCAGAATGGTAAGCCAAAGGGTTTCGCCTTTTTTGTCTATAAGACTGAAGAGGGAGCGAGGGCTTCGTTGGTTGATCCTATGAAAACCTTTGACGGTCATCAATTGATTTGTAAATTGGCCACTGATAATAGGAAGCAGAGGCCTAACATGGGAGGAATGGTCACTGGGATGCCAAATGCAGGTCCCATGGGCTTTCCTGGTGAAGGGATGCCTGCTTCGAACTATGGAACAGGAGGTTACGTGGGTTATGGTCAGGGCCCAAGCATACCTCAGCAGCCACAGCAGACGAGTGTGATGCATCAAAATACAGGGTTTAATACTGCTATGGTTGGGCAAGGGTATGGTGGCGGGTATGGAGGTGGGGCATCACAGTACAGCGGTGGTGTTAATGCGGCTGCTCCAGGGGAGCTTGGCGGAGGATTGAGCAACAATGGAGGATACAGAATGCCTCCTAGTACTCTTGGGATGCAGAGCTCTGGAAGCTACCCAGACAGTGGGAATTATGGGTTTCAACCGGCACATCCATCTAATCAGAACCAGCCTGGAACTGGGCCCAGGTTTCCCTCATATCATGGTGCACCACCATATTATTGA
- the LOC140979180 gene encoding uncharacterized protein: MASGEPLEEIIDIQRAKNKSSEELADIWDDYHLGRGHIGASIKAKLYHLVEHRAADCRYFVIPMWKGSGYMFVQVQMPHMLFTGLEDYKARGTQAAPYFTVSCYTEFADSKDLVLIRGNVVLPSKLSDSEAKWLLETAQSFYLNDQRYKLVERFNKETREFEFKDVLKALHMPIV, encoded by the exons ccTTTGGAGGAAATTATCGATATTCAGAGGGCAAAGAATAAGTCATCCGAAGAACTTGCCGATATTTGGGACGAT TATCACTTGGGAAGGGGCCATATCGGTGCATCAATTAAAGCAAAACTATACCATTTAGTGGAGCACAGAGCAGCAGATTG CCGTTATTTTGTAATTCCAATGTGGAAAGGAAGCGGCTATATGTTTGTGCAAG TTCAAATGCCACACATGCTTTTCACTGGTCTTGAAGATTATAAAGCGAGAGGAACCCAAGCCGCTCCGTACTTTACTGTTTCATGCTACACAGAATTTGCGGACAGCAAAGACCTGGTGCTTATTCGTGGAAATGTAGTGCTTCCTAGCAAGCTGAGTGACTCAGAGGCAAAGTGGCTTTTGGAAACTGCTCAGTCTTTTTACCTAAACGATCAAAGGTATAAACTGGTGGAGCGATTCAACAAAGAAACACGTGAATTCGAGTTCAAAGATGTTTTGAAAGCATTACATATGCCCATAGTGTAA
- the LOC140979431 gene encoding GDSL esterase/lipase At5g45920-like isoform X1, which translates to MRPKIYLFGDSITEASFADGGWGSSLANHFSRTADVVLRGYSGYNTRWALKVKEKVLHPSESSRSPAAVLVFFGANDACIPDRSSAFQHVPLEEYKQNLHAIVAFLKKQWPSSCILLITPPPIDEAARLLHPLSDNSSGLSERTNEAAGNYSKACLAVASECGVAAVDLWTKMQQFPGWQKAYLVYMCFFFCSKYFHCNRVNPGTKWGDRIIFGERIRSSHPHPPSPFYQIILFGLWYVIRIIISCNIQSYSLKRRDGLHLTEKGSKVLFEEVVARLKEEGISLESLPVDQPLLSDIDAEDPLKSFENCYLRYEGGGMR; encoded by the exons ATGAGACCAAAGATTTATCTGTTTGGAGACTCCATTACGGAGGCGTCGTTCGCAGATGGTGGGTGGGGTTCTTCTCTTGCGAATCACTTCTCTCGCACG GCGGATGTGGTCTTGAGAGGGTACAGTGGGTACAACACGAGATGGGCTTTGAAGGTGAAAGAGAAGGTGCTGCATCCGTCGGAGAGCAGCCGTTCTCCGGCGGCGGTGCTGGTGTTCTTCGGCGCGAACGACGCGTGTATCCCCGACAGATCTAGTGCTTTCCAACACGTGCCGCTTGAGGAGTACAAGCAGAACCTCCACGCTATTGTTGCCTTTCTCAAG AAGCAATGGCCTTCATCTTGTATTCTCCTCATCACGCCTCCTCCAATTGATGAAGCTGCACGCCTCCT GCATCCGTTGAGTGACAACTCTTCCGGCCTATCTGAGAGGACAAATGAAGCTGCTGGAAACTATTCCAAAGCATGCCTCGCAGTTGCATCTGAATGTGGAGTTGCAGCTGTAGACCTCTGGACGAAAATGCAGCAGTTTCCTGGATGGCAAAAGGCTTATTTAGTGTACATGTGCTTCTTCTTTTGTTCAAAATATTTCCATTGTAACAGGGTGAATCCAGGAACGAAATGGGGTGACAGAATAATTTTTGGGGAGAGAATTCGATCTTCACACCCCCACCCCCCCTCACCCTTTTATCAGATCATTCTCTTCGGGCTGTGGTATGTAAtcagaatcataatatcatgtaATATTCAATCCTATTCTTTGAAACGCAGAGATGGGTTGCATCTAACTGAGAAAGGGAGCAAAGTCTTGTTTGAGGAAGTGGTCGCCCGGCTCAAGGAAGAAGGCATAAGCCTGGAAAGTCTGCCTGTGGATCAGCCTCTCCTTTCTGATATCGATGCGGAAGACCCTCTCAAGTCTTTTGAGAATTGCTATCTAAGATATGAAGGAGGAGGAATGCGTTAG
- the LOC140979431 gene encoding GDSL esterase/lipase At5g45920-like isoform X2, with product MRPKIYLFGDSITEASFADGGWGSSLANHFSRTADVVLRGYSGYNTRWALKVKEKVLHPSESSRSPAAVLVFFGANDACIPDRSSAFQHVPLEEYKQNLHAIVAFLKKQWPSSCILLITPPPIDEAARLLHPLSDNSSGLSERTNEAAGNYSKACLAVASECGVAAVDLWTKMQQFPGWQKAYLVDGLHLTEKGSKVLFEEVVARLKEEGISLESLPVDQPLLSDIDAEDPLKSFENCYLRYEGGGMR from the exons ATGAGACCAAAGATTTATCTGTTTGGAGACTCCATTACGGAGGCGTCGTTCGCAGATGGTGGGTGGGGTTCTTCTCTTGCGAATCACTTCTCTCGCACG GCGGATGTGGTCTTGAGAGGGTACAGTGGGTACAACACGAGATGGGCTTTGAAGGTGAAAGAGAAGGTGCTGCATCCGTCGGAGAGCAGCCGTTCTCCGGCGGCGGTGCTGGTGTTCTTCGGCGCGAACGACGCGTGTATCCCCGACAGATCTAGTGCTTTCCAACACGTGCCGCTTGAGGAGTACAAGCAGAACCTCCACGCTATTGTTGCCTTTCTCAAG AAGCAATGGCCTTCATCTTGTATTCTCCTCATCACGCCTCCTCCAATTGATGAAGCTGCACGCCTCCT GCATCCGTTGAGTGACAACTCTTCCGGCCTATCTGAGAGGACAAATGAAGCTGCTGGAAACTATTCCAAAGCATGCCTCGCAGTTGCATCTGAATGTGGAGTTGCAGCTGTAGACCTCTGGACGAAAATGCAGCAGTTTCCTGGATGGCAAAAGGCTTATTTAGT AGATGGGTTGCATCTAACTGAGAAAGGGAGCAAAGTCTTGTTTGAGGAAGTGGTCGCCCGGCTCAAGGAAGAAGGCATAAGCCTGGAAAGTCTGCCTGTGGATCAGCCTCTCCTTTCTGATATCGATGCGGAAGACCCTCTCAAGTCTTTTGAGAATTGCTATCTAAGATATGAAGGAGGAGGAATGCGTTAG